One part of the Musa acuminata AAA Group cultivar baxijiao chromosome BXJ1-5, Cavendish_Baxijiao_AAA, whole genome shotgun sequence genome encodes these proteins:
- the LOC135675185 gene encoding pyruvate, phosphate dikinase, chloroplastic-like yields MAPANLRSQRVFTFGKGKSEGNKNMKALLGGKGANLAEMASIGLSVPPGLTVSTEACHEYQEGGHELPAGLWEDMLESLSTVEEDMGSRLGDPYKPLLLSVRSGAAVSMPGMMDTVLNLGLNDEVVAGLAVKSGERFAYDSYRRFLDMFGNVVMGIPHSLFEEQLEALKTAKGVKDDTDLTAADLKELVAQYKNVYIEAKGEQFPTDPRRQLYLAVIAVFDSWNSPRAKKYRSINRIKGLRGTAVNVQCMVFGNMGDSSGTGVLFTRNPSSGEKKLYGEFLVNAQGEDVVAGIRTPRDLGAMQECLPEPYSELAENCEILERHYNEMMDIEFTVQENRLWMLQCRTGKRTGQGAVKIAVDMVKEGLVDTRSAIKMVEPCHLEQLLHPQFEDPAAYKDKVIATGLPASPGAAVGQIVFTADDAEAWHAQGKAVILVRTETSPEDVGGMHAAEGILTARGGMTSHAAVVARGWGKCCVSGCSDIHVNDAAKVVVAGDKMIHEGDWLSLNGSTGEVILGRQPLVPPAPSGDLGTFMSWVDEIRQLKVMANADTPDDALAAINNGAQGIGLCRTEHMFFSSDERIKAVREMIMAANSEQRQRALDLLLPYQKSDFEGIFHAMDGLPVTIRLLDPPLHEFLPEGNLEDIVGELASEIGIKEEEILTRVEKLSEVNPMLGFRGCRLGISYPELTEMQVRAIFEAAISVSKQGIKVFPEIMVPLIGTPQEYEHQMSLIQKIAQKVFSELGTSISYKSGAMIEVPRAALIADEIAEQAEFFSFGTNDLTQMTFGYSRDDVGKFLPIYLSEGILQSDPFEVLDQKGVGQLIKVAVERGRRTRPDLKIGICGEHGGEPSSVAFFAQVGLDYVSCSPFRVPIARLAAAQVVVT; encoded by the exons ATGGCGCCTGCTAATCTACGTTCTCAGAGGGTGTTTACCTTCGGCAAGGGGAAGAGCGAAGGCAACAAGAACATGAAGGCTTTG CTGGGTGGGAAAGGAGCGAACCTGGCGGAGATGGCGAGCATCGGTTTGTCGGTGCCGCCGGGGCTGACGGTGTCGACGGAGGCCTGCCACGAGTACCAGGAGGGCGGCCACGAGCTCCCAGCCGGCCTCTGGGAGGATATGCTCGAATCTCTGAGTACGGTGGAGGAGGACATGGGGTCTCGACTCGGCGATCCTTACAAGCCGCTCCTCCTCTCCGTCCGGTCCGGCGCCGCG GTGTCGATGCCCGGGATGATGGACACGGTGCTCAACCTGGGTCTCAACGACGAGGTGGTGGCCGGGCTGGCGGTGAAGAGCGGCGAAAGGTTCGCCTACGACTCCTACCGCCGCTTCTTGGACATGTTCGGGAACGTC GTCATGGGGATACCTCACTCGCTCTTCGAAGAACAACTGGAAGCCTTGAAGACGGCAAAAGGCGTCAAGGACGACACCGACCTCACCGCCGCCGATCTCAAAGAACTGGTGGCGCAGTACAAGAACGTGTACATCGAAGCCAAGGGAGAGCAGTTTCCCACAG ATCCAAGGAGGCAGTTGTATCTGGCGGTGATCGCCGTCTTTGATTCATGGAACAGCCCGAGAGCGAAGAAGTACAGAAGCATCAACCGGATTAAGGGGCTCCGGGGGACGGCCGTGAACGTGCAGTGCATGGTGTTTGGGAACATGGGGGACAGCTCAGGGACCGGGGTGCTCTTCACCAGGAACCCGAGCTCCGGCGAGAAGAAGCTCTACGGGGAGTTCCTCGTCAATGCTCAG GGAGAGGATGTAGTTGCTGGAATCAGAACTCCACGAGATCTGGGCGCCATGCAAGAGTGCCTGCCAGAACCTTACTCTGAGCTAGCGGAGAACTGTGAGATTCTAGAACGGCATTACAATGAAATGATG GATATCGAGTTTACTGTACAGGAAAACAGGCTTTGGATGCTGCAATGCAGAACAGGAAAGCGAACAGGGCAAGGTGCAGTGAAGATTGCGGTTGACATGGTCAAAGAAGGCCTTGTCGACACTCGTTCTGCCATTAAGATGGTGGAGCCATGTCACCTGGAGCAACTTCTTCATCCACAG TTTGAAGATCCAGCTGCTTACAAGGATAAAGTGATTGCAACAGGGTTGCCTGCATCACCAGGAGCTGCAGTCGGTCAAATTGTATTCACTGCTGATGATGCAGAAGCATGGCATGCTCAAGGAAAGGCTGTTATTTTG GTGAGGACAGAGACGAGCCCAGAGGATGTCGGAGGCATGCACGCAGCCGAAGGAATTCTAACAGCTAGAGGTGGCATGACTTCCCATGCAGCTGTCGTAGCGCGGGGGTGGGGAAAGTGCTGTGTCTCCGGCTGCTCCGATATCCATGTAAATGATGCAGCTAAG GTGGTGGTGGCCGGAGACAAGATGATACACGAAGGTGATTGGCTATCACTCAATGGATCGACAGGAGAAGTAATTTTAGGAAGGCAACCGCTTGTTCCACCAGCTCCGAGTGGCGACTTAGGAACCTTCATGTCATGGGTTGATGAGATAAGGCAACTAAAG GTCATGGCAAATGCTGATACACCTGATGATGCATTGGCAGCAATAAATAATGGTGCACAAGGGATTGGACTCTGTAGGACTGAGCATATG TTCTTTTCTTCGGATGAAAGGATAAAGGCCGTCCGAGAAATGATAATGGCAGCAAATTCTGAACAGAGGCAACGGGCGTTGGACCTTCTCTTGCCCTATCAGAAATCGGACTTTGAAGGAATATTTCATGCCATGGATG GGCTTCCGGTGACTATTCGCCTGCTGGATCCTCCACTCCATGAGTTTCTTCCAGAGGGTAATCTCGAGGATATTGTCGGTGAACTGGCTTCTGAAATTGGCATAAAAGAAGAGGAAATCCTTACAAGAGTAGAAAAGCTCTCTGAAGTAAATCCCATGCTTGGTTTCCGCGGTTGCAG GCTTGGCATTTCATACCCCGAGTTGACTGAGATGCAAGTGCGAGCTATATTCGAAGCTGCTATTTCTGTGAGCAAACAAGGGATCAAAGTATTTCCAGAGATAATGGTACCTCTCATCGGAACACCTCAG GAATATGAACATCAAATGAGTCTGATACAGAAGATAGCGCAGAAAGTTTTCTCCGAGTTGGGAACATCCATAAGCTACAAGTCAGGAGCTATGATTGAAGTTCCCAGGGCTGCTCTTATCGCAGATGAG ATTGCTGAACAGGCAGAGTTCTTCTCTTTCGGAACAAATGATCTCACACAAATGACATTTGGTTACAGTAGGGATGATGTTGGCAAGTTTTTGCCAATCTACTTATCCGAGGGCATCCTCCAAAGTGATCCCTTTGAG
- the LOC135674745 gene encoding histidine-containing phosphotransfer protein 1-like isoform X2, which produces MESSNLQRRYIDFTSTLFREGFLDSQYTQLQQLQDESNPDFVTEVVTLFFQDSEKLQDELSRTLDQEVVDFKKVAAHVHQLKGSSASIGAQRVKNVCMAFRICCEEMNREGCLRCLQQVRQEYFLVKSKLETLFLLEQQIVAAGGSIPIMW; this is translated from the exons ATGGAGTCGAGTAACTTGCAGAGGAGATACATTGACTTCACATCAACCCTCTTCCGCGAG GGGTTTCTGGATAGCCAGTACACACAGCTGCAGCAGCTGCAGGATGAGAGCAACCCCGACTTTGTTACGGAGGTCGTCACTCTTTTCTTTCAAGATTCTGAGAAGCTTCAGGATGAACTAAGCAGGACGCT AGATCAGGAGGTCGTGGACTTCAAGAAGGTGGCTGCTCATGTGCACCAGTTAAAAGGCAGCAGTGCCAG CATAGGTGCTCAGAGAGTCAAGAATGTCTGCATGGCCTTCCGCATCTGCTGCGAGGAGATGAACCGAGAAGG GTGCCTCAGATGTCTGCAGCAAGTGCGGCAGGAGTATTTCCTGGTGAAGAGCAAGCTGGAGACTCTGTTCCTG CTGGAGCAGCAGATCGTGGCCGCCGGTGGATCCATCCCAATAATGTGGTAG
- the LOC135674745 gene encoding histidine-containing phosphotransfer protein 1-like isoform X1, whose amino-acid sequence MESSNLQRRYIDFTSTLFREGFLDSQYTQLQQLQDESNPDFVTEVVTLFFQDSEKLQDELSRTLDQEVVDFKKVAAHVHQLKGSSASIGAQRVKNVCMAFRICCEEMNREGSACDLSKYMILVLGRHRVHRRTRLVAGASDVCSKCGRSISW is encoded by the exons ATGGAGTCGAGTAACTTGCAGAGGAGATACATTGACTTCACATCAACCCTCTTCCGCGAG GGGTTTCTGGATAGCCAGTACACACAGCTGCAGCAGCTGCAGGATGAGAGCAACCCCGACTTTGTTACGGAGGTCGTCACTCTTTTCTTTCAAGATTCTGAGAAGCTTCAGGATGAACTAAGCAGGACGCT AGATCAGGAGGTCGTGGACTTCAAGAAGGTGGCTGCTCATGTGCACCAGTTAAAAGGCAGCAGTGCCAG CATAGGTGCTCAGAGAGTCAAGAATGTCTGCATGGCCTTCCGCATCTGCTGCGAGGAGATGAACCGAGAAGGGTCAGCATGCGATCTCTCGAAATACATGATTCTTGTTCTTGGTCGCCACCGAGTTCACCGTAGGACTCGCCTTGTTGCAGGTGCCTCAGATGTCTGCAGCAAGTGCGGCAGGAGTATTTCCTGGTGA